The following coding sequences are from one Candidatus Poribacteria bacterium window:
- a CDS encoding Rpn family recombination-promoting nuclease/putative transposase produces MQRKDTDLLDFLDARIEHFHDRSIRRLFENKENIQGLVEIMAADLAARLDFSQLSPVNRSFIPEMLREREADIVFRVPFESPGSANELLLYILIEHQSSVDETMGFRVLLYMLLIWDAHYRRWTTEKVAKRDRLLPPILPIVFYTGDRKWHTPLTLEAIMDIPEELSRFVPKFETLFLSVKDAEVATLTKTGHPLGWLLTVLQKEKAGKAEISRALVEALSHLEGVDTIAGGQRREAIVYLLLLILHRRPVAEHRELVGLIDRHTPDMEVEPMAETMAEVLVARGIEQGIEQGIEQGIEQGIEQGIARGARDASVGSILTVLTARFPTHNPEPIKAALDAIEDLDRLAALVETAALTPSFQDFLQVLDS; encoded by the coding sequence ATGCAGCGTAAAGACACAGATCTCCTTGATTTTCTCGATGCTCGTATTGAACATTTCCACGACCGGAGTATACGTAGGCTCTTTGAAAACAAGGAGAATATCCAAGGGTTGGTGGAAATCATGGCCGCTGATCTGGCTGCCCGCCTTGATTTTAGCCAACTTTCCCCGGTCAATAGGAGTTTCATTCCTGAGATGTTGCGCGAACGCGAGGCGGACATTGTGTTTCGTGTGCCTTTTGAAAGTCCTGGTTCTGCGAATGAGCTGCTCCTCTATATCCTGATTGAACACCAATCGTCAGTAGATGAGACGATGGGGTTTCGGGTGTTGCTTTACATGCTGCTGATCTGGGATGCCCATTACAGACGGTGGACGACGGAGAAGGTAGCGAAACGTGATCGGTTATTGCCGCCGATCCTCCCGATTGTTTTTTATACAGGGGATAGGAAGTGGCACACACCACTGACGCTTGAGGCGATCATGGACATACCGGAGGAACTTTCTCGGTTCGTCCCGAAGTTTGAGACGTTGTTTCTGAGTGTTAAGGATGCAGAGGTGGCGACCTTGACGAAAACGGGTCATCCGTTGGGTTGGCTGCTGACGGTGCTTCAAAAGGAGAAAGCGGGTAAAGCTGAGATAAGTCGTGCATTAGTGGAGGCCCTATCACACTTGGAGGGGGTTGATACGATAGCCGGTGGTCAGAGACGTGAGGCGATTGTGTATCTGCTGTTGCTGATATTGCATCGGCGGCCTGTAGCAGAGCACAGAGAGTTAGTAGGACTTATAGACCGGCATACGCCGGATATGGAGGTAGAACCGATGGCAGAGACGATGGCAGAAGTGCTCGTTGCGCGCGGTATAGAACAAGGTATAGAACAAGGTATAGAACAAGGTATAGAACAAGGTATAGAACAAGGGATTGCCCGCGGTGCGCGCGATGCTTCTGTTGGCAGCATTCTTACTGTGCTGACGGCACGATTCCCGACACACAATCCAGAACCCATCAAAGCGGCGTTGGACGCGATTGAAGACCTTGACCGATTGGCAGCCCTCGTTGAGACGGCTGCGCTCACACCGAGTTTTCAAGACTTCCTACAAGTCTTGGACAGCTAA